The window CATGTTGCCCCGCAACAGCCAGCACCCAATCCTTATCAAGAAAGCCGAGCTCAAAGAGCTACACAAGCTGTACAACAAAGCCAAAGAAGCAGGTATCCGGCTGCATGTATTTATAAAAGAGATGATCGATACAAATAGTGATGCCGAGATAGTTGAGTCGCTCAAATATCAAACAATCGACGAAGTAGTAATCTATGGTATCGCGCTGTATGGCGAAAACGAAACGGTCAATAATCTAACTAAGCATTTCCAGCTCTGGAACTAAAAGCCTAAGCTTTCAATATATACTGTTTTGGTATAAAATATAAGTTATGTCAAGAGAGCATGATGAACATATGCCCGAGCAGTCAGGTCACGATCACGATGTCGATGATAGATTGCCTTGCGCCGATCAACACCAGCATCAACACGACCATGCCGAGGCCGGCCATAGCCATAGTTTGTCCGATATCACGCTCGATGAAGCCGAAGGCCACTTACGAGATGATGCAAGGGTTCTGAGCGCAGTTGGCGGTGCGGCTGTTGTTAGCGAAGCAGTCGGTTTGTCGTATCTAAAAACAGTTTTTTCGCTGGGGGGTGAAGATGCCTGGTGGGTAATTCGTAATGCTCGCAAAGCCTGGCGCAATGAAACAGGTAACCGCTGGCGAAAACTAAATGCTGCTTTCCAGGCAAGCAAAATATCTTTAGCTACAGTTGTGGCAGTTTCGGCATTTGCCGCACCGGTTGTCGAGTACATGGTCGACCACTCGCCGAAGCTTGCGACCACTGGTGTTTTTTGTGCTGCCGCAACTGCAACTTCCACAGTCGCACTAATCGAAGATGCCCGAAATGATCGCCTAAATCATGTGCATACAGACATAGCAGAAATGCACGCGCGCCAGTTTCGCACAGAGGGCATAATTGGTACGTATGTTCTTGGTTTTGCAGGCTACGAACTTATTGGTAATGGCAACCCAATCTATATGGCAATTGTCGGCGGCACAGACTGTTTATGGACAGGCTTTCGTAGTTGGCGATATGTTTCTAGAGTTTCTGAGCTGCACAATCAGACACGATAATTAGCCAGCTAGTAATACAGATGAGTTTAATGTAAACTATTATTCGAATTAAGGGGATATTATTAATTATGGCTTCGTCCAAACGTACGACTACTAAAAAACCTAGCACAGCACGACCAAAAGCTGCCAAAAAACCAGCTGCGAGCAAGACAGCCGCTGTCAAAACAACTTCTAAAAAACCAGTTGCAAAAACGGTAGCAAAAAAAGTAACCAGCAAAACAACTGCTACTAAGGTAGCAAAACCTGCAGCTAAAAAGAAAAACGCTACAGATAAGTTTATGCAACTAAAACAGTGGAACCTAGCCCTAGGTGTACTTCATGCTGCTCAAGCAGTAGCGGTGTTTTTACTGGCCAAGGATTTCCGAGTGCCTTTTAGAACAGAATATCTAACGTTTAACGAAGCTACACAGAGTTTAGAGTCGGCTTCGCGTTTGCTATTCGAACTACCGCTAGCTTGGCTAATTGTGGCCTTTTTCGCGATGAGCTCGATAGCCCATTTTGTAATTGCCGGACCTTGGTTTAAAAAATATAAAGCTGATTTAGAAAAAGGTATGAACCGTGCTCGCTGGGTAGAGTACGCTGTAAGCGCCAGTACGATGATGGTCGCGATCGCAGCATTAGTTGGTGTAGTTAGTTTACCACTAGCCTTTAGCATGTTTGCATTAACTGCAGTCATGAACTTACTTGGTTTAGTTATGGAAACGCACAATCAGGGTCAAGCCAAACCAAATTGGCTGAGTTATTGGGTTGGCACAATTGCCGGCTTAGTACCTTGGCTTGTTGTTGCCAGCTACTTTGTTAGTAACTGGTTTTATGGCAGTGGCAATCCGCCAACCTTTGTTTACATTATTTTTGTAAGCATTTTTGTAGCCTTTAGTAGTTTTGCAGTTAATATGTGGTTGCAGTACAAAAAGAAAGGCAAGTGGGCCGACTATCTTTACGGCGAAAAAGCCTATATGGTTCTTAGCCTTGTTGCCAAAAGCGCCTTAGCTTGGCAAATATTTGGCGGTACTTTGCGCCCATAAATATAGAGGATTATCTGCGGGTTAATGTAAGTTATTCAGGACATTATCTTTCTAAAGAGCGGTTTTAATGCAGAGATTTGCAGCTTTCGATATCGATCAGACGTTGTATGCGGGTACGCTAGCACATGATTTTGTTATCGAACTTATCAATCATGGCGTAATTCCGAGCGATCTAGAAGAGGTCCAAAAATATTTTACTAACACCTCGGATGAGGCACTAGTAAACGCACTCCAGCAAGCACAAAGTTTAGGCCAGATGTCGTTCAAAGATTATGTTCAGGTGGGCATAGATACGGCTGTGAGCGTCGCCATTAATACTAATCGTGCCGTCTATGACCTAATGCACAAAGCATGGGCAGTCGACGGCATGACAACCATTGCCATCTCGACTTCTCCGTATGCGGTCGTCAAACCATTTTGCGATAATGTTGGTCCATTTGAGTTTGTGATCGCGCCGATGGCTCAGAATATCGATGGATTTGTTGGACCAAGATCGATAATTCGTGCATCGGAGAGAACAAAAGGCGAGTGGCTACAGGGTTTGATTGACCTTTTTGGTTTTGTTTTAAAAGATAGTATTGCGATTGGTGATTCGGCTACAGACATAAGTATGCTTGAGCTTGTCGAGCGACCAATAGCCTATCGCCCAACGCCAGAACTTCGCCAGGTTGCCGAGGCTCGAGCTTGGGAGATCTGGAACTAATTTCATATAAAAAGAGAAAACCCCGGCCAACGAGTGGCCAAGGGCTCTCTAGTTGGTCGGGGCGTTGCGGTGTTCGCGAGCGTACTTCGATAGCAGGTAGAACATAATTCCAAGTCCATACCATGCACAGAAGAACATAGCTGCGCCGAACAAGTTTGATTCCGCAAGGCCTCCAAGGTAAACCGCAACCCCGAGCGGGATAAACGGTATGAAAGTGAACAAGAACAAGATCCACGAAATACCGTAGGTAAGCCTCCAGGGCAAACTACAGCCTTCCGCGTCTTTCGAATGCTGCCAGATGATGAAACAGAACAACCCCACCACCAGAAACAGGGCGACGATGTCCATTACCATATCCCAGATTTCTGAGGTGGTCACGCGAAATCTCCTTTTGTAAAAGAACACCTAAGCAGTAATTCTACACAATATTGGAGCAGGGTAAAGCACGAGCTTTATTTAAACTAGTTGATTTATTGACCGAAGAGCTCTTGAGCATATTCGACGTTAGCATCACGCACTGCCGTCTGACAATCAAAATAGATATTAGGTCCTGCAGACATGCCGCAGGCTACATTTCCCATATATTCCTCGGAAAATCCCAACTTTCCATGTGGCTTATCAGATTTTGTAAATTTAGCATTTTCATCAATATATTTCGTAAATGTATTGTATTGTTGGGCATCTGATTCCGGGTAGGTGATTGTTAGATAGCATATTTGATTGCCTCCATACTTTTCCTGTGTAATTCCGCAAGAGTTAGTAAACTCAGCATCAGCTGATATGGATGAGTTTGTAAAATCAACTAATTCATTAAAGTCTCTGAATAGGTTAGTCATAAAACGGCGATTCTGCCAATCGTCGTATTTACCATTTAGCCATATACTCAAAGGTATAAACAAAAGTAATATAAAAAAGCTAACCAGTTTATGTTTAAAGGCTAAGCTAACAACTTTATGCAGCATAGAGACGTTACTGGACTGCTTTGAGACTACTTTTGGGGTAGCTTGCTTGCTGGCTGGAGTTTTCTTTTTCGGAGTAGTTTTACTTGCTCTGGGCATAGATTAAGTATATTACTTATGCTTATTTACAGCAAAAGTAACTCCTACCATAGCACCAAATAAACCTAAGACAATTAGAAACAGCATCCAATTATGCCCAGCTAATTTGTTGTCGGTGCTTGTGTCGCTATTTTCAGGATTGGCTATTGTTTGGTTGTCGGACTGAGCACCTAATACCTTGGTGCTTTTATTTCCTGCTGTAGATTTCGCGGAATTAGCAGCTGAAACTCCTGCAGCAAACAGTTGGGTGACTTTATTTGTAAGGGATAGAGCCGGAGTTATGACCGACACATCGCGCTGTGGTTTTAGATTGCTAGGGTCGGCTGGGTCGTCGTTATTACCACTATTACCATGCAGTTTTTCGGCACCAACATTAAGGTCGCAGATATCATCGATGCCGTCTCTATCGGTGTCTTGACCGGAGTTGGGTACAAGTATGCAACTATCTATTGTGTCGACTATCCCATCGCCGTCAAAGTCTTGCTGGTCGAAACCAAGCAGAAAACTATCGATGTATTGGTGCTTTTTGCCATAGATATCGACTGCATCAATAACTATCTCATGGCTACCAGGCTCTAGGTTGTCTGGCAGTGAAAAGCCGACTGTTAGCTTTCCGAGCGTATCTACTTGCCCGGAAAATACAAGCTGCGGGGTAGAGTGTACGTATACATCGACCACCGAGCCTGGCATTAACCCAGTGATTTCTTTGGAGATCTGGCTAGGAGTACCTGGATCTGGATAAGTTAGCTTTAATGGATCAATACTGTATTCATCTGCCAAGGCTTCGACGACGGCGTCGCGAGCATCATTTCCAAAGACAACTGAGTCGGGCAATGGTGTAGGCGATGCAGTTGGTTCGGGCATCGGCTGGGTTAGATTGCTGGTAGCTAGGAGGATTTGTGACTCATATAATTGGTGGCCTAACTGGTTTGGGTGGTACGAGCTGTTACCAATACACTCGGTCGGACAGAGTCCAAATAAATCTGTATCGGTCTCGATATCTAGCCCATTCACTGCGATTAGACCAGGGTCCTTATTCGAACACAGCCAGTAGCCGTTAAAAGTATCTTCGACATTAACATAAAATACCCCAGCTTCGTCGGCGGCGGCTTTAATAATCTGGTTGAGGTACTTGGTGGTATTAAAAATAAATTCTCTCTCTGTCGCGTTAAATAGCACTCCGATGTGGCAATCGTTGGCAGTCGGGCTGGTGATTGTTGGGTAGCCAAGAATATATATACGACTCTCCGGAGCACTTTGTTTGAGCTTTAGATAGGCCTTAACTAGTTTTGGTTTAACTTTGGCAATTCGGACAATTGTCTGTGCATGTTCAGCTGTGCCGGGCTCGGCTTGCGGACAAGTACCCGGACTGCTCGGAAAGATACAAGCTTGAATGAAATCCGAGAAGAATGCATCGTTCCCACCGATACCTAGGGTAATTTGTTCGGGGTTACTATAGCCTTTACGGTTCAAATTGTCTGGTAATAAACCGGGGTGTAAAAAACTTTCTTGGGTAGATATTCCTGATTGCCATTCCTCCATGAGGCTGGATGCACTAAAGCGGTACTGATTATTCGTAGAAGTGAACTCTTCTTGTGTACCATCACTCTGCTTTTCGCCAAGCGGGCTTCCAATAATATTGTGAGTTTTGGCACCACTGCAGGCAACCGAATGAAACAAACCATCTGCTGGCGGTTGGCTTGAATTGTCTAGCAGGTATCCAAGTTCCATCGCCAGAAGGTAAGAGTAGCTTTTGCGGGAAATATGGCACATATTACGTTCCGCATAGGTACTAATATCACCCTTCTCATCTGTGCCTGGCTCGTAGTCATAGGCGCCTTCGCCGCTAGAGTAGCTATCTCCCATAGCCAGATAACCTTCTGCACCGTTCGGTTCGCCCAAAGAATTGGCCCGACTAGCAGGGTAGAACTCTAGCCGAATATTCTGGCCTGTAGCTGGGTTGGTGCGATCATGAATAAAACGTAGCCCATCTGGGGTTATCCACGAGCCTAAAGATTTAGTGTAGTTACTAGTATAAGGTACTAAATCTGCAGCGCTATTGTAACTCGGCACACAAGTTGCCGGCAGGTTGGCGAAACCGTTACTCGGCCAGTTGCCATCGGAGTACGAAGTACACAATGTTAGGTCGTAAACTACTGGTAGCCCGCTATCTACTACAACATATCGACCATATGAGTCGACGTTAATATCGAGAAACGGCATAGTTGTTGACTTGCTAATTGCAAATGGGGTGTAGCTACGCGTTTGTAGATCTATCATTGCAAAACCTTGTCCATAAACCATTACCGCTGCGTAGCGTCCGTTAGCCGAAAACCAGATGCCCTGAAAACTCAATACCACGTATTGATTATCGGAATACCTATAAGCATCTGTAAAACTAGCTGGGTCGACTGTAAAACCTTTTTGTTCAAGCGCTGACACACCACTGCCGATTGTGCGAGTAGTAAATTTGCCATTTGTGCCGGCCTTGAAACCAGAATTAAAACTTAGATAACGGGCGTAGGTTATACGTGGATAGGGCTGAAGATAAAGATAACTATCACTATTCGGGGCAAACCATAAATCACCTTGAGTATTGCGCAGCTCATACATTTTTTCGGGAGTATCGAGGTCTGGCGCCCAGAAACCCGGCCAGTGATAACCAGCGTTGCTTCGAGTTAAGCAATAGTCGCCAAGTGGTTGGAGAATCTCCTCGGTAGTATTGGTGTATTTGTAGGAGATGAGCGGGCTATTTTGGGTTTCGATTTCTTTAAGCAAAACCTTATTGGTGTCGAAGTAGGCACATGTCCCCATCTCGCGAGTATCTGGATTAGATGGGAAATCAATCTGTCGATTGATAACTGTGTCATTCCATTCACTGGCTGCTTGTAAAGTAGAAGGCAGGGAAATATAGGTTATAACAAAGAATAAGACTAAACCAAAAAACCTCGCACCTCGCATTGCACATATATTGTAGCAAAGCTTAAGCGCCTATGGCAGTTATTCTATGAAACCACCAGATTGATGTTGCCAGAGCTCGTAGTAAAGACCTTTTTCCTCGAGCAATTCGGCGTGGGTACCGTCCTCGACAATCCTGCCATCGTCCATAACCACAATTCGATCCATATGCTTTAATGTGCTTAGTCGATGTGCGATAACTATACTGGTTCGACCCTTCATAACGGTGTTTAAGGCTTTCTGAATGTGGGCTTCACTCTGGCTATCGAGGGCACTGGTAGCCTCATCGAAAAGTAAAACCGGCGCATTTTTGGCTAAGGCTCGTGCGATAGCTACTCGTTGACGTTGACCTCCAGATAGCTTTATACCTTGGTCGCCGACAACCGTGTCCAGACCTTTGGGTAGGTCTTTTGCGAACTCGTCTACGTATGCTTGTTTAGTAACCCGCACAAGTTCTTTTTGATCGAGTTTGCTCGAGCCGTAGATGATATTATCTTTAATACTTCGCCTAAATAGAGAGGGCTCTTGAGGTACATAAGCGATTACTTTGCGTGTGTTCGCCGAACCTAATTTGTCGATATTTACACCTGACATATAAATGTGCCCGTTGGTAGGTTCGTAGAGCCTAAGCAAAAGTTTGGTTAGGGTGGTTTTTCCCGATCCGGACTTGCCGACAATACCAACTTTTTGTGAAGCAGGGATTTCTAGATTAATCGATTTTAACGATTCGGTGTTTGAGTCTGGATACTGGAAGTCTAGGTTATTGATACTAATAGACACTGGGCCTGCAGGTAACTTTTTACTTGTTTTTGGTTCTGAGACTTTCTGATATTTCTCTTCAACTTCGTCGAGGCCGGTGGCAAGGCTAGTTTCTTCGCTAAAGTTTCTGATAAAGTGAGAAATATTATTAACATTGCGAGTTGTCATAGCTACATAAGACTGGAATAACACATATGTACCAATGGTTATGTCGCCGCGTACAAAAAACCATAAACCAATGATGACGAAAAGTGCTTCTAGGGCAAAGCCACTAAACTGGACAATCATTTGCTGGCGTACAGCATAAAAGGCCCGAATAAAGCCAACTTGCCATTGTTTTCGACCAACCTCTAGTAGTCTTTCTAATTCTCGGGTCTGTGATTGTTGCTGTTGTACAAGCTCGGCATTTTGAATTGTGTCGGTCAGCTCTGTACCCCAGTCGTCGAAAGCTTGGTTAGAAGTTTTATTGATCTCGACTCGCTTGCGCGCAAACCAAATTAAGAGAATGCTTGCTGGTATAAACACACCCAAATAGATAAAAGCGAAAGTTATACTCTTTGAGGCAATCACACCAATCGTGATAATTGTGGTAATGATGATGTTAATTAACGACTCGGATTCGATTCGAAAAACATTTATATACGAGGCTTTGCGGTTGCCTTTTAGCTGTAGGTCGCCTTTACCGTTGTCTACCAAGGCAGCGTAGGGCAAGTTATGAATTTGAAAGACACCTTTAGCACGCCGTTCCAAACCAAATTTTTTGTTAAGTATCACATCGGAGCGTCTAGAAATTGAGTAGAGAGCAAAAACTAAAGCCGACAAGCCGACCGAAAGACCAGCTAAGAACTTCCACTTGCCGGACAAACTGCCATTTGCCGCCGAATCGATTATATATGCCGACATAAGTGGGATAGCCTGAGACGAGATAACATTAGCTGGAACAGATAGGTAGAAACCTATCGTATGCAGCTTTTCGGCCCACATATCTTTTAACACATCTTTGATAAGGTTTTTTAAGTGATGGTTCAAACCACGTACTCCTATGTTAAGACTATCAAATAGTACAGTTTTATATTAAAAAAACAATTCTTGATTTTTGCAAGCATATCTGCTACACTGTAGTCACAATCATCAAAACAAAAGCTCAAACATTAAAAATGCATAGGTTTTATATTCCATCAGAAGATCGTGAACTCCGCCAAGAGTTGTGGATCGACGATAAAGAACTGGTCCACCAGTGGCAAAAAGTGCTGCGCTTTAAGGAAGGTGACGAAGTTGCCTTGTTCGACGAAGAGTGCGAAAAGCTTTACAAAATCGATAGGGCAGAGCCCAACGCCTACCGCTTGCAGCATGTGACCGATTTAATGCGTAAAATTCCTGCTAAGCACGTTTATTTATTTTGGAGTTTACTTAAAAAAGATAAAAACGACTGGGTAATCCAAAAATGTACCGAACTGGGCGTGAGTAATTTTGTGCCAATTATTAGCGAACGGACAGAAAACAACCAATTCGATATCGAACGATCGCGTAAAATCGCGATCGAAGCCACCGAGCAATGTGGTCGAAGCGATATTCCGACGATTCATGAACCGATGAGTCTTGAGCAAGCAATCGGTACATATATAGATAAGCTGGCACTGTACTACACTC of the Candidatus Nomurabacteria bacterium genome contains:
- the heR gene encoding heliorhodopsin HeR, yielding MQLKQWNLALGVLHAAQAVAVFLLAKDFRVPFRTEYLTFNEATQSLESASRLLFELPLAWLIVAFFAMSSIAHFVIAGPWFKKYKADLEKGMNRARWVEYAVSASTMMVAIAALVGVVSLPLAFSMFALTAVMNLLGLVMETHNQGQAKPNWLSYWVGTIAGLVPWLVVASYFVSNWFYGSGNPPTFVYIIFVSIFVAFSSFAVNMWLQYKKKGKWADYLYGEKAYMVLSLVAKSALAWQIFGGTLRP
- a CDS encoding haloacid dehalogenase-like hydrolase: MQRFAAFDIDQTLYAGTLAHDFVIELINHGVIPSDLEEVQKYFTNTSDEALVNALQQAQSLGQMSFKDYVQVGIDTAVSVAINTNRAVYDLMHKAWAVDGMTTIAISTSPYAVVKPFCDNVGPFEFVIAPMAQNIDGFVGPRSIIRASERTKGEWLQGLIDLFGFVLKDSIAIGDSATDISMLELVERPIAYRPTPELRQVAEARAWEIWN
- a CDS encoding SGNH/GDSL hydrolase family protein; the protein is MRGARFFGLVLFFVITYISLPSTLQAASEWNDTVINRQIDFPSNPDTREMGTCAYFDTNKVLLKEIETQNSPLISYKYTNTTEEILQPLGDYCLTRSNAGYHWPGFWAPDLDTPEKMYELRNTQGDLWFAPNSDSYLYLQPYPRITYARYLSFNSGFKAGTNGKFTTRTIGSGVSALEQKGFTVDPASFTDAYRYSDNQYVVLSFQGIWFSANGRYAAVMVYGQGFAMIDLQTRSYTPFAISKSTTMPFLDINVDSYGRYVVVDSGLPVVYDLTLCTSYSDGNWPSNGFANLPATCVPSYNSAADLVPYTSNYTKSLGSWITPDGLRFIHDRTNPATGQNIRLEFYPASRANSLGEPNGAEGYLAMGDSYSSGEGAYDYEPGTDEKGDISTYAERNMCHISRKSYSYLLAMELGYLLDNSSQPPADGLFHSVACSGAKTHNIIGSPLGEKQSDGTQEEFTSTNNQYRFSASSLMEEWQSGISTQESFLHPGLLPDNLNRKGYSNPEQITLGIGGNDAFFSDFIQACIFPSSPGTCPQAEPGTAEHAQTIVRIAKVKPKLVKAYLKLKQSAPESRIYILGYPTITSPTANDCHIGVLFNATEREFIFNTTKYLNQIIKAAADEAGVFYVNVEDTFNGYWLCSNKDPGLIAVNGLDIETDTDLFGLCPTECIGNSSYHPNQLGHQLYESQILLATSNLTQPMPEPTASPTPLPDSVVFGNDARDAVVEALADEYSIDPLKLTYPDPGTPSQISKEITGLMPGSVVDVYVHSTPQLVFSGQVDTLGKLTVGFSLPDNLEPGSHEIVIDAVDIYGKKHQYIDSFLLGFDQQDFDGDGIVDTIDSCILVPNSGQDTDRDGIDDICDLNVGAEKLHGNSGNNDDPADPSNLKPQRDVSVITPALSLTNKVTQLFAAGVSAANSAKSTAGNKSTKVLGAQSDNQTIANPENSDTSTDNKLAGHNWMLFLIVLGLFGAMVGVTFAVNKHK
- a CDS encoding ABC transporter ATP-binding protein, translating into MNHHLKNLIKDVLKDMWAEKLHTIGFYLSVPANVISSQAIPLMSAYIIDSAANGSLSGKWKFLAGLSVGLSALVFALYSISRRSDVILNKKFGLERRAKGVFQIHNLPYAALVDNGKGDLQLKGNRKASYINVFRIESESLINIIITTIITIGVIASKSITFAFIYLGVFIPASILLIWFARKRVEINKTSNQAFDDWGTELTDTIQNAELVQQQQSQTRELERLLEVGRKQWQVGFIRAFYAVRQQMIVQFSGFALEALFVIIGLWFFVRGDITIGTYVLFQSYVAMTTRNVNNISHFIRNFSEETSLATGLDEVEEKYQKVSEPKTSKKLPAGPVSISINNLDFQYPDSNTESLKSINLEIPASQKVGIVGKSGSGKTTLTKLLLRLYEPTNGHIYMSGVNIDKLGSANTRKVIAYVPQEPSLFRRSIKDNIIYGSSKLDQKELVRVTKQAYVDEFAKDLPKGLDTVVGDQGIKLSGGQRQRVAIARALAKNAPVLLFDEATSALDSQSEAHIQKALNTVMKGRTSIVIAHRLSTLKHMDRIVVMDDGRIVEDGTHAELLEEKGLYYELWQHQSGGFIE
- a CDS encoding 16S rRNA (uracil(1498)-N(3))-methyltransferase, whose amino-acid sequence is MHRFYIPSEDRELRQELWIDDKELVHQWQKVLRFKEGDEVALFDEECEKLYKIDRAEPNAYRLQHVTDLMRKIPAKHVYLFWSLLKKDKNDWVIQKCTELGVSNFVPIISERTENNQFDIERSRKIAIEATEQCGRSDIPTIHEPMSLEQAIGTYIDKLALYYTHMEADDVADSTEDKLGVLVGPEGGWSDAELENFRQAGLKSIQLGNFVYRAETASIVATSKLIN